Proteins co-encoded in one Thamnophis elegans isolate rThaEle1 chromosome 1, rThaEle1.pri, whole genome shotgun sequence genomic window:
- the LOC116517003 gene encoding rho-related GTP-binding protein RhoF-like codes for MERSQEAPGQSGYKQETRGITEIKLVVIGDGGCGKTCMLTVFAKGEFPKVYVPTVFEKYFAPFRINDKQVHISLWDTAGQEDYDRLRPLSYNGAHAIIICYDVTNPISFNNILTKWYPEAKHFCKGIPILLVGCKTDLRKDKVLVRKLHQNQLEPITYQKGEALARNLHAVAYFECSALYHENITDIFTEASRAALSRMRKEQQRQRLKRTCLLT; via the exons ATGGAAAGAAGTCAAGAGGCTCCAGGGCAGTCAGGGTACAAACAGGAGACCAGAGGAATTACTGAGATCAAGCTGGTAGTAATAGGAGATGGAGGTTGCGGGAAAACATGTATGCTCACGGTCTTTGCAAAAGGAGAATTCCCTAAG GTTTATGTGCCAACAGTTTTTGAGAAATACTTCGCTCCATTTCGCATCAATGACAAACAAGTCCATATCAGTCTTTGGGACACAGCAG GACAGGAAGATTATGACAGACTCCGCCCTCTCTCCTATAACGGGGCGCATGCAATTATCATATGCTATGATGTCACCAATCCCATCAGCTTCAACAACATCCTCACAAAG tggtatcctgaagcaAAACATTTCTGCAAAGGAATTCCAATTTTGCTTGTTGGTTGCAAAACTGACCTAAGGAAGGACAAAGTTCTAGTAAGGAAGTTACATCAAAACCAACTGGAACCCATCACATACCAGAAG GGAGAGGCCTTGGCGCGGAATCTCCATGCAGTTGCATATTTTGAGTGTTCAGCCCTCTATCATGAAAATATTACTGACATATTCACAGAGGCTTCAAGAGCAGCTTTGAGTAGGATGAGGAAAGAACAGCAGAGGCAAAGGCTCAAAAGGACATGTCTCCTTACCTAA